Genomic window (Streptomyces liliiviolaceus):
TGGGGGCTTGTTGTAGTACGGCGTCACGGTGAGCAGGCCGTGCGCGCCCGCCTTCTCGGCGTCGCGGGCCAGCTCGATGCTGTGGCGCGTGTCGTTCGTGCCGACGCCCGCGACGACGTGGGCGCGATCGCCGACGGCCTCCAGTACGGCTCGTACGAGAGCTGCTTTCTCCGCGTTGCTGGTGGTCGGGGACTCGCCCGTGGTGCCGTTGACGATCAGGCCGTCGTTGCCTGCGTCGACCAGGTGGGTGGCGAGCCGCTGCGCGCCGTCGAGATCGAGTGCGCCGTCCGCCGCGAAGGGCGTGACCATGGCAGTGAGGACCCGCCCGAAGGGGGTCTGCGGAGTGGAGGTCGGAGCCATGGGTAACACGCTACTCGCTACTCACCGTGCGGTCTGCCCTCGGGGAAGGCGACAAGTCAGGACAAAAGTGGAACCCGGCACTGCCTGCTCGGGGGTTCAAGCAGTGCCGGGTCCGTTTGATCAGGCTAGATGAACTTCTCGAAATGCCGCAATACGGACACTTCGCCTGGGCGACCCGTACAGATGTGCCCGATGGCGTGTCCGACGGGGCGATCGGGGTGCGTTACGGCGCCACGCGCCCGTTCGTGTTGAAGGCCGCGTACGTGAGGGGCATGAGCCGGGCCCACTCCGCCTCCATCTTCTCGCCGACCATCTCGATCTCCCGCTGCGGGAAGGACGGGACCCTGGCCAGCTCGTGCTGGGTGCGCAGGCCGAGGAAGTGCATCAGCGAGCGGGCGTTGCACGTCGCGTACATCGAGGAGAACAGGCCCACCGGGAGGACGGCGCGGGCGACCTCGCGGGCCACGCCGGCGGCGAGCATCTCCTGGTACGCCTCGTACGCCTGGCGGTACGAGTCCTCCATGACGCGGCCCGTGAGCTCCTGCTGGGCCTCGGTGCCCTCCACGAAGACGTACTTGCCGGGGCGGCCCTCCTGGACCAGCTTGCGGGACGCGCCCGGGACGTAGAAGACCGGCTCCAGCTCCCTGTAGCGACCCGATTCCTCGTTGTACGACCAGCCCACGCGGTGCCGCATGAACTCGCGGAAGACGAAGATCGGGGCGCTGATGAGGAAGGTCATCGAGTTGTGCTCGAAGGGGCTGCCGTGCCGGTCCCGCATCAGGTAGTTGATCAGGCCCTTCGAGCGCTCCGGGTCCTTCTGCAGCTCGCCCAGGGACTGCTCCCCGAGGGTCGAGACGCGGGCGGCGAACAGCACGTCGGAGTCGGAAGCGGTGTGCTTGACCAGCTCGACGGTGACATCGCTGCGGAAGCTGGGCTTGAGGTCGTCGGCGGGGGTGTCGGTCACGGCGTGGAGGGTCCTTCCCAGTACTGGCTCGGGCGGCGCCCACTCTACGGCCAGGCACTGACAACGGGACGTTCGGTGCCGTGCCACGACATAGGTCGGCGAACTTCTGCGAATCCGGTGAAAGATGGCACCTTTTGGGGCACTCGCTCGTCTGTATTGATGACAACGATCCGTTCGAATCCGCGGA
Coding sequences:
- the thyX gene encoding FAD-dependent thymidylate synthase, which produces MTDTPADDLKPSFRSDVTVELVKHTASDSDVLFAARVSTLGEQSLGELQKDPERSKGLINYLMRDRHGSPFEHNSMTFLISAPIFVFREFMRHRVGWSYNEESGRYRELEPVFYVPGASRKLVQEGRPGKYVFVEGTEAQQELTGRVMEDSYRQAYEAYQEMLAAGVAREVARAVLPVGLFSSMYATCNARSLMHFLGLRTQHELARVPSFPQREIEMVGEKMEAEWARLMPLTYAAFNTNGRVAP